Sequence from the Prunus persica cultivar Lovell chromosome G5, Prunus_persica_NCBIv2, whole genome shotgun sequence genome:
GCCGATGTTAATGTAGAAGTATAATCCAACAAGTGCCACAACTCCCACTACAATAGCAATAGGCAGTGCCTTCCTGTTCCAGGTTAAGCAGAGCATGTAAGTGTCCAATTCGTcacaaggaagaaatatatttgagTTCATACTGAAAGGAATATCAAGGCTTACCCAATTGCTTCTTCTCTCTGCAACTCCGCCTTTCGTTGCTTTCGGACATCTTTGCTGTTTGCATCTTTGGTCACCGGAGGCTGGTATACCCTAAACCTCCGTTTGGGAGCACCACAGACTGCAAGCCACAGATTTCCATCATGATAAAGTTACATGGGTTGTTTGTTGGTGTCTTACTTGATAAACTCctcaaaccaaacaaatttGTACATAAAGGGGCTTAAAGGCTGTAAATTTGATGGTGAAATGGATGCCATATGTAAGACGAAGTAAATTACCAGGGCAGAAATACTTGTCAGGCAACTTCTCAAAAGGAGTTCTGTCATTGTATATATACCTGCATCAATACAACAAGAACCCAATTCAAATAACGTTTTATAtaaccaaaacaacaaaaacaaagcaaggAAGGAGTTATATATGGTACCCGCAATCGCGACAAATATAGGCTTGCTTGGAGGCAACACGCATGGAGAACTTGGGTGCGGCAGAAGAAGCAAGAGACTTTTGCTGTTGCTTAGGAGAAAGCAGCAATAGGCTATGTGATGAGGAGAAGAAGGAGGACTTTAGAGCAAAACGATCCCACGGCCGCCGTAGGCCGACATTGCCCTTCGGAGCTGCTAATGGAGATGGCGGTGCTAGATGGCTTCTTGTTGAGGGTGCCTGCAATTGCAGGGCCATCTTCTACTTAGGATAGTACTGTGGGAGTGTAGCAGTGTAGTAGGAATGAGAGGAAGATATGAAGAGATAAGAGAGTGGTGGGGAGAAAAAGATGAATTGGAAGTATGCGAGTCTCCCATTGGGTGTCGCGTGGCATCCATAATCCCCACAAACCAACAAACACCAGCAACCTCCCGagtcttcctttttttggttttttattatatatttttatttttatgtgaaCATCCCTTTCTAATTTTCATGCTCCGCCAACATGACtgaaattaccattttgcccctaaAACGAACCAAACCCCATAAGAGAGTCCCAACCTTGCTCTTTGTGGGACCGTCCTTTTCTAATTGCTAGCTGCAGGTTGAGTagttaattgaattgaaacaaGAGTTCTGGGTTCATAAGTCACTTCAGATATTAAACGATGGAACAATCACCATCATGGCTTTCAATGACATTGTATCAATCCCAAGTCAAAGTACAAAAGAAGAATTTGTAATCTGAtaaattttcacaaatttttacaCGGTGATGACGATTAGTATCTCAACTACAACGAACAAAGCTACTACTGTAAAATTCGGAGGCTGCAGAGGCGGCAAAAGTCATAGCTGCTACCAAGGTTTCAGGTCACCCACTGGCCCTGCAGTCCAGTTTAGGATCTTTTCACCTGGCTTAAAGTAAACACCGGGGCCATGCGGCAATTTACGCGCAAGCCCATTCAGAACTTGATGAAAAGCATCTCCTGCTTCGGCAGGTTGTGGGAACAACATTGCTTGCTTCATTGAAGGATTGGCAAGCAATCGCTGCTTTCTTAATATCAGTTCTGGTGGGATTGAAGTGAGTATGGTGTCCAAGTTGGGGACATCTTCCTCAGCTACAAACACGCCAATTTCTTCCCAAGGGATCGCATCAGCAAAGGGTAGAACAATGTCATCTGCTATGATAACAGGAATGCAGCCGAAAATCACTGCTTCAACCAATCTTGGACTCCAAGGAGCCCAGCCGAGCGGACACAAACAAAAGACTGCTCGTTGCATGTCCTCATAGTATGTGGTGGGGTGCTCAGTGGAAATGTCAAAAAGAGGATTGTCTTTGAAGTTCTCCCACACTGCTGCTCGTGCACCTCTGCAAAGTTATAGAACAAAGTTGGACTCAGACATCTCCTATCTTCagttaaatccatcatagTGTTATCTAGCAAACCAAGGAACCCTAAACTCTGTCTTCCAAAGATAGCAATACGAGAAAGTTGCATTATATATTTCTGCCCTCTTTTGACTATTTTTAAACACCTATCAGAGGTTTATATCTTGTTTAATAAATGCTGTCATGTTTTAACTTCATAAAATGGCATGACTTCTCTTTTCAAATATGTTTAACGTAATCCTTTTTCACCGGCAACAACAATGGAAGGATGCTTTGGGCACCCTCGAATGCTATAAGCTTTGTAAGCATTACCTTGCATAATAACCACCTTCTGGGTCATTTCCCACATCATAAAACAATCCACGGAAGTAAACAAAGATGGATCTAGGAGTTTTCTCAGGAATTAGGTGGGTTTGCATTTTCTGTGGAGGAGCATAAGGAGGAACCGTAATTGAGCCCTCTTTCAAGCAAACATGATTCTGTTGCCCAAAAGTCTGAACCAAAGTTGCACGCTGGAGCAAGGGAAGAATTCCTCTTTCAATCGCCTTTTCTTCCTGCAATAACATAGGCAACCATTATGCAAAGGGGAAAAGAGATAATTGGCATGCcagataaaataaattaacatcACATAATGACAGCTCAGTACATCATGAAGGAATGAAGATCTACAGGCTTATGAGGAACAAGCTAACAAGAGTAGGCCAATTGATTCAAATATGCATTCAGTCTGTCAGATATGACGGGgcacaagaagaagcaaacCAAGCTTTTAACCTGATAATGAAAGCATGCTCCAAAATCATGAGGCACTACAAAAAAGTGATCTGCCCCTTCTGTCCGGTTCCAATAAGGCCAATTTGAAGATATCAGTTGTATCGCACTTCTCATCATCCGTGGTGACTTAAAAGGCAAAGGAAGGCCATTGGGCGTCAGGTCACAAGTAGTGTATACAGGAGTATAAAACCAATCAGCTTCCTCAGGATTAAGGGTTCGGACGGGGCTGGATAGGAGAAACCGATGCATATAGATCTCAGCTGCAAACATGTGGTTCAGGCATCTAGGGTCCTTCTGCAGAATCTTCTTGTTGTATTTGCTTGGAAGCTCATACACAAAAACTTTCAACCTCCCCACTGGGTCATCGTCCAAGACATCACCAGCACTACCTACATTGTGTGCAAACAAACCAAACTTAAGTTAATACGCTTAAACTTCTCAGTATATTCTGAATCTATACACAGTCTACAGACTTCTCAAGGAAAACTCCAACAAATGCaaaaggataaaaaaaaaacaaaaaaaaaacataattctTGGAGTTCATAAGCACGGACACAATGGCATTATGTCTTTGTTACCCTTCTGGGAGCTACAACTCCAGTTAAATAAACCAGCATTACAACATATAACTTCAACTATTAGAGGATCAAAATCAAAGCCTTCATAGCTAACTTGAAAAACAGCAAGCATCACACTAAAATTTTGAGACCGGGATTAATTCCCAGACTAACCTGTTTATTGTCAAATCAAAGTAAGAACAATAAGAGCTAAATCAGCACCCGCCAAGGCATAGAAACAGTTAAACACTAATTTTAGATAACAGATCCCTAAAATATCAAAACCTACAAACATTCCAAAGCACCCcatcaatcaaaacccaaacttTCAAGTGATCAGAACTGATATGGCAGTAAAGGACAGCAAAATGAAACTTGAAATAACAAAATGGCAAACCCCAAAAGAATTAAATCATGTAAATCGACAAAGATGAAGTCTTTCTCCGTACCTGAAATTCTCTCAGTGCGGGCCTGCTCCCCTGAGCCAATCCCCAACAGAAAGGCAGCACAAAGAAGCACAGCAAAACCCAACTTCCAAATTCTCATCTTTCTGCCCAATCCTTTTGCTTCCTCAGCTAAAAAATCAGTAACCCAACAAAAACAGAAGGGTGGTGGAGGATATATGAGCCAGAGGAAACAGATGGGTTCTTCAGAAATCTGAAGAAGATTATAGTTGGGACGTCAAAAGCAGAATCGGTGGAAAGATTCCTTCAAATTTGTTGGGCTTTTTTCTTAGTCTAGTCTCTGGcttcagcagcagcagagctggaaatgaaaaagtaaatttggtCTGAAGAAACAAGGAAACCAAGACGTACGCGGATCTCTGGGCtgttgtttttgtattttattcaGCCTCCATGCTGGTCTGGTGGCAAATCCATCTCAGTCCCCGACACCGAAGACCAACCCTCAACCTGCTCTTTTCTGATTAGGAATACCAAATATTTCTACTTtggttaataataaaaaaatttgagtggttttgttgtaaatatatTAGGTGGAGCCCACTTGAAGCTTCCTCGAAGCTTCCTCCAAGTGGAAGTTTAGTCCAATTATTTGCCTACAAAAGGGTTCACACCCTTTCATTGtaaatacacagaaaatatTCAATGAGAAACATCAGATCTCTATGCTTGATCTATCTCAATtccctctccaatttctctttagtttataacacgttatcagcacgaatttCGCTCAAACATACCAACTGAAATCTCTGATGAAACCCGGATTCTTTCCCCtaccttcctctctctcttgccaTTTCTTCAGCTTTCCTTGTATGTCTCTGTGTTAGAGAAACAGAGGGAGATAATAGAAAATTGAAGCAGAGCAATAAGCCACCAAGTCTCCGACTCCCCCTACGCCCAAAAAGGCGACCTGAAGAACACAACTGATGGTGCCATGAGCTCTAGCCTCACATGGACCACAGACGTCACCAAAGAGCACGAATCAGAGAAGCTGTGCATCGACGACATGCTCCAAAAATACTGCGGGCAGTTTGGCCCGTGGCAAATGAGGCACTTTGTGCTGACCAGCTTGGCTTGGGCTCTGGAGGCCTTCCACACCATGGTCATGATTTTTGCGGACCGTGAACTGGATTGGAGGTGCTTGGGGGGGAGCATCTGGCTCTGGCTGCGATGAAGATGTGAAGATCTTTGTGGGCGTTGTCTCACTGGTGCTCTGCAACTCCCTCCTCTGCTACTCCATTGAAGACGACCTCACTTGCCTTGAGGGGGTCAAGACCTCACTCACAGACCCACAAGGGAGGCTGAGCTAATGGGACTTGGGCAACAGGTCGGTAGCCTCCATCTGCAAATGGGACTCTTCCCCCAACCGGGAGCTCATCCACCAAGCCATCGAGGCCTTCACATCTCTATGCGCCTCCATGGTTCTTCTCCTGCAGATCTGTTCTGGAAGGATTGTTTTCTCTTACTTTGTCTCGGATTGGCGTAGGTCTTATCGAGATCTACGTTTTCATGATGATTTGAGGCTGTGAAGATGTTTTGAGCTTCTGGTTCATAACTGGTCATCCCAGGCTTTTCGTTGTTGAAAAACACAGCAAACCCACCTTGCTTTCtattactttattatttctcTACAGTATTTAATAAGCTAATTGGTGCAGGAATAGTGGTAGCAGTGGAAAAGGAGGGGCATGTTTTCAAACCTGGAAAGCTACTTtggtttaaaatattattagaaTAAGAAAGTAATTGGCTTGGGGACAGGATAAAGGCAACTGATTTAAAAGCCTGGAGCATGCGTGATATTCCACTAATCACTTTCCCTACTTttcttattatatattaatataagaACGTATCCTCCCCATCGTCCAGATTGAAGCGGCTGAGAACGACCCGGACAGCTGTAAGGCACTAGCAGTGAATCAGGTATATTTGAAGTATCTAATGTTAATGAATTGATTGGTAATGTCACTAGCCACAGCCACTCACCATTTgccttaatattttatttatgaattgaTTGGTAATGTCACTAAGACATATTTGAAGTAtctaatattaattattatcacATAAGCACGAGACAGACAGAGAGATtactttaattatatatgtctAGTCTCTTCTAGCAGAAAAACTTCAGCAATAATGCAATGAAAAGTTATTTCTCTTGTCATTGTGCTATTGGCGAAAATAGCATTGTACGAAAATCTCTTGCTTAATATAAAGTGAATTGAAATCAATATATGCGGTTAGTATAGGATGAGTTTCATATATtattcatttccatttttaattcataatatatatatgttcgtTTTGATGACGGATTTTATTTACCTTGGAGTGGTAATGtacagcacgagaagctctcaggtttattacccatacaaccctatttatttaaagtatggtgcgggtttatcgtccataccaataatttatttaccagcaatttattttatggattaaatgtgctgtatgatgagtttttacagtaagcagatcaggaccagaagttccttgatcctcatcaatacatttacatcaggacttgaagatccttgatgatgatattaatatgagagctggcagtctctccggtactgtatttgtaaacatgtgattggacttaaaggtccttgatccctgacatgtaaataaggacctagagttccttaatgatgtaacagtaccgtattggttcatggtgccgtacacatggatgataactgtactggcagatgaatagatacgtattcatgacttgatgaatagtaatattcacatgaatagtgacgtatacataaatattaaccattttggggaaaccgtcactatattcaaaagggaacctgcagttccttaaactcatggataagcacttaaatgagatgccagaagttcctcaaaatatggacaattatgtaagggcttgaagtccagaaatatgtacagaaaattgtaaaaatgtccataccatgagaatatgtgattttggcctgaagttcaaaatctaacagtgttgagaacctaaagttccaacagttaaatggacaacccttgaggtattattgcaaatggtggtacgccacatatttctttggcataagaaaatgatgaatttaataaagttcgattatgttataatcgacacctcaaggaagaaatatattttgtgaattccggttgttaagaatacaccgtgaaatggataatatcagtataaacctcaaatgatgaattgaggcttcccacatattttgttatatctgtgccggaagcacatggattcaaatatatgagaaatcccgAACTTGAgattgtgggtatatagtagttttAACTActatattgtgatattatcaattcatatttcatgtccatttgaaaagggcaaataaattctgagtttgtgtttagcccaggccaaaagttccatacgttgaaatatgaaatttgggagaggcgatgtggttatttgaacctataaagcacaaggttccaaaccgtcattttgaaaagacgtaaaaaccacaggtgcaagtttaagaatgtgcacaattattattacaggaacatacaatagatagattttttcctgcaatgaaggtgcaggccctgtaaaatctataaaaatacattatgttctagaagcctctgaaggaagaggacggcgcctcttaagcttagccatgagcttctcgtggtctcccaaaatcctttcattggagacctgcagcatgtctagccttctcagtgtatcaactgagtacgaactcaccagtttcaacaaggaattattctctcctttaagtttctcaacctcctgttgagactcatgaagcattctttggagagacgaattttcagttgtcagcttctcaacctcgtttgctctaacacgcaaacgatcagccatgttagaaacagaagcagcattctgaatgctaaaagccattgagtcatcaatagcctcttcctcagacctccctgttaacagcatttcatccattggagtaatgaaattcctagctactatgacagcagtagcatcattcatcatcacagaatcattaactgtgagatgacgatttttggatacaaaggatggacgccaaactttggcgtcactgttTGCTgttggagcatcatttaaattgaaataatttgggcaggaagaagaggaagccatttttgagaaggtttcgaagaaagtcttaggaaaactaaagtttcagaaaatgaagaaatttgagttgaaacgcagttgctccaatcaagttttacaaaggccatatctataggaggaaatatggctactgtttttcaggaccccaatatcttctcgaatccccatattatctttttctttcctagagtccaaaacttcacgtggcctctaataatgcctgtcggcactttcggcgttttcaagtattattttcaaagccgatcttgctttacggatttcatggagctactttttcaaaagtatcccgagaatctcgcaattttcctatggttaatttgaaattcaccggttctacctattcattgtatttgtgtataaatgtgttactaacgaaattttctttgcagaagacatccagttgtCTCTATACttagtgatcctaactctgagagttatttgtttttaacagAGAaaggaattgtgatttttgctcttgcaggatataacaagattcatcaagcgatactttatatttactgggccgatacgagcttgaatgatacttgagaaaagtttctcccacctaaggatgtaagcaatacttgtgttattttatgcttatatacctatttgatattttatcttgaaaggtaaccaaatgggaagataagtccgttccaaaagaatggcttgtatgtatccatgaattattaacgcaaattttacagattgcaagttggatacattgataatacactgcacagattaaaatcccataagaacagaatatgggtatagcagtgatcaatatgatgcacgcctgttgcgtagcaaatgatgtggattgaagtcccgaaaggacaatcctttgacatgtcaatattgatattgtgcacgccgaatgcgtagcaaattatatgggttaaagtcccattatatgggttaaagtcccagaaattaattgacatgtatgtattaatctgtggcatgcctgcagcatgacagatatatgggttctaaatgttccaactccctaaatggagattatccacgccctactactaaataacgctccaatggaggttataatccacattctcacataataaaagccccatgaagtggcttgggtacccaaaagcaaagaaatgcttataattgatgcatgcgcatgcacatgagaattgtgagatcataaattgatgaatgacaatttttggttttggagtagctactcaaatcatcaatgggctgtgttgattggaaccacgttcaattattaaatgtcgacaatatcattggccaaaatggaaagaggtaattccattatagatgagaatgaacgtgaaagaacaaacccacagtacgaaccccaaaagatgttaatactgaaatttatacttgggtgttcggaataaaagggaatatacctactttgtatgacacactgtctctggcagaaacaaggaatgttgggttttcttcatatttacagattaaattgtgccccccttattacacaattacggagaccaacatattatctttaagggttattaaatgcacagagcgtatcgccagaagcgatttcctaaagatgtataaatagctgggttaaagctatataatgtgtcataaagtttaatcccttttaaacaaaatccgttgagaggattgacattgcataaagcaagtccctaaaggacgtgtgcttgaagcacaaaatttgtactcaatattaatatgcataaattacctcagtgagtacattgattataatgtgtttgcaacacattacaGCTTCTGCAGAAGTCacaaaatatttgtctcgacttaaggatcgagcattatgccaacgagattcttgcttatactcaGAGAGTcttatccgttggtccttaaatgtttttccagaagtatactagaccagatagagctcagctccacactgtactctttttccttcatccaggtttttatcccattgggtttttcctggtaaggttttaacgaggcagtgtcgctcaaaggtttagggtatactatgCAAATTTCTATGGTCGCATACTGGAAAAGCTAGTCATGAGatatttttcagggggagcgtggttttcataaagacctccatacactgtactctttttccttcatccaggtttttatcccactgggtttttcctggtaaggttttaacgaggcagtgtcgctcaagattgactcacagcagcagtgtcaactacgatattcagaaaggtgatcaacagtatgacttaaagatattttgccaagcatcagggggagcgtgctatcaataaagatcttcaaacactgtactctttttccttcgtccaggtttttatcccactgggtttttcctggcaaggttttaacgagacagtgtcgcacgcgcacaaaattttatattacacatgattatgtactctttttcctttgaccagtttttgtcccactgggtttttactggcaaggtttttaaagaggcatattccatatcttttgtggtctccaagggggagtgttgtaaatatattAGGTGGAGCCCACTTGAAGCTTCCTCGAAGCTTCCTCCAAGTGGAAGTTTAGTCCAATTATTTGCCTACAAAAGGGTTCACACCCTTTCATTGtaaatacacagaaaatatTCAATGAGAAACATCAGATCTCTATGCTTGATCTATCTCAATtccctctccaatttctctttagtttataacaggtttaaaatttttaccataaattgaataaaataagtCCACCTTATTTTTCCCggggaaaaaaattagagCCCATCTTATtttcgttttaaatttttttttaatattgttattttccaaaaagaaaaaaaaatttgttgacttGGAAGTTATTAGCTAAACACTGCTAgatatttttgttcaaaataaatacTGCTAGATTTGCTAATAAGTTGGCAACTTGGCATGTAGACTCAGTATTATTATACTTAAAAATCTGAGTACAAATTGAAATCAATAATACTTATGATTATTGTCCGAatatcctttttctttattgaaatttttttcatgaaaGTCAATTGAATAAATTCAAGGGCTGTTTGGTATTTTAGTTagattcaattttataaactcaaaaatatatttttaagtcTAAAGTCATAAAAACTCGTTTGATATGcccatttttaaaaactcaaatccaaaaaacactcaaaaatatcatcatttttttaaaaaaaaagagtaagattttatattctctctctctctctctctctctctctctctctctctctctcgttaatttcaatttgggaatttagggtttctgaatttcttattttaattttaatttttaaaatcttaaaaatagtttggagttcaataccaaacaagttttcagATCTTAAAATCACTTTTtgaaaactcttttttttcaaaaaaaaatttattattttaaaatttacttttttgagTCATATACCAAATATGGCCTAAAACATTTCGGCTTGTCAATGTCATTAACAGAAAAACTTATTCGTAACGAAGTAATGAGACAGCTGTATCTATAACACTCATTGGTTTCCTCTATTTGTTAAGTTAATAAGCTGGCAAATCACAAATGTATGGATGCAATCTCACAAGGTATTTagtaatttcaattattaatgAAAGAAACACGACACGTATTTTCCATTTATTATGAGATTAATTCCAGTGCAAAAATACAGACGAATTATTGTGACCACGTCCTTCTAAATAAATGCAAACTGTTGGAATAGTGATACATAATAAATTGGACATGTGCATAAAGGTCATGATGGCCTCATGCACAAATCGACACTGACTCTCCATCTATCACCTAATCTGTTGAACCGATTGATTAACTCAGCAATTAGTTGTTAAACATTGAAATTATTGGGTCTTCAAATCGTTGATTAAATTTTAACCCCTACGTGTTCTATTAGTAAACCCTAATTACTAAACTTAACATATATGTTATCTTctgaaaatttcataaaaggGTTTGGGTAAGCTTTTCTTGGCCTTCAAAAAGGAGAATTAGGTAAGCTTTTCTTGGCCTTCAAACAAGGTGTTAGGTTCAAGCAATTAATAACTATGGTCTAtggtggtaattcaataacttgataaaaaataaaatgttgaatTTGGTGTCGGTCCTCCTGTACTTGAGTTCGAATTTTATTTATGCGGATTTGAATAGTGtttcttcaaaagaaaattaatattgcTGGTGATTTgatatgtatgtatgcataCAAAATGCAAGTAGCTATAGACTTTGGAAGGGCATTAAATGTAGGCTCAACTAATAACAgggaaaaaattaattgatgatgGGGCCTCTGCCTTTAATTCTTCTCCCTTTTTCTTCACAAAAAGTTCATTGTTGAAGTGATCTTTGGCACGTTTTTCTGCGGATTCTATCAGCACCAGTCATCTTGTTATATATCAGCACCAGTCATCTTTGTTATATATTGTCAAAGATCTTAGATCTCTCATTTTCTGCatttgtgagagagagagagagagagagggagagagagagagagagagagagagagagagaagagcaCTATGTTGGCGTTGAGTTCAAATGTAAACGATCATTACAAGGAGGAAAGAAGCATGGACAGAAAAGAAGATGTACTGCTTGGAGAAGCTTCACATGCAGATAATAATGATATTCAAGAAAGTAGCAGTGAGTTGGAGGAGCTGCCCAAAATTCGTCTCATGAGAGCATTTGTTGAAGCCCAGGATCCTTCCTCCAAGGTTAGTGTTCCTAATCCTAACCTTAATCTTTTCATTAATatctaattaattttgttaatattatagcttgtttctttatttgtttttggctGGAGAAGGTGCATATCATTTAAATGTTTTTGGCTGCAGTGTCACATTTTGTTCTAGTTCTTTGGGGTACATCAGTCATTTTTTTCTCAGAAAAAGAGTGTTTGGTATCGATATCAATCTACAGTATATGATACGttattgatatatattttttggtacTGCGTATAGATTTAGTTGAGACTTGCATGTTATTAAGTTGGTAGAGCTGGGTTAATATcggggaaaaaataaataaagataaaaaaaaatctgaccTATacagtatttatttgttttctctcaTTTACTTCTACTGTTTATTATAAAGTGTTGTGCGATGTATGGAATTTAGGGTTCCTGAGGGGAGCCCCGGCTGTAATGTTGTTTTCgttttttagaagaaaaaaaacaccttGATGGGGAAAACCTTGCACTGCTCGCCATCAAAATCTCCAGTCacctttaaatatatataacattaTTTACTGTTGTGTTATAGTACACAAGATGACATAGGCCCAGCAAGGAAACAAGATATATCTGAGTCAGAAATAAgtcccattttattttttgaaaatatatttatttttctgtatAAAAAGTGACAATTTGAGGTGGAGATTTGAAACTCTACAATAATATGAGTCCCCGCTTTgagaaatacaaaataaaataaaattatagtaACAAAAGTCACCATTTAATAACTATATGTTCATTGTcgtaaaattttcatattaaattatcgACTTCGATCCCCCTTTTTCGTAATTTAGAGTAGCTTACAATTTCATTGTATTAAAAGaaagtaaacaaataaataaatataactaTATATAATTGTCATGAAATTATCATGTTAAAC
This genomic interval carries:
- the LOC18777436 gene encoding probable beta-1,4-xylosyltransferase IRX10L, producing MRIWKLGFAVLLCAAFLLGIGSGEQARTERISGSAGDVLDDDPVGRLKVFVYELPSKYNKKILQKDPRCLNHMFAAEIYMHRFLLSSPVRTLNPEEADWFYTPVYTTCDLTPNGLPLPFKSPRMMRSAIQLISSNWPYWNRTEGADHFFVVPHDFGACFHYQEEKAIERGILPLLQRATLVQTFGQQNHVCLKEGSITVPPYAPPQKMQTHLIPEKTPRSIFVYFRGLFYDVGNDPEGGYYARGARAAVWENFKDNPLFDISTEHPTTYYEDMQRAVFCLCPLGWAPWSPRLVEAVIFGCIPVIIADDIVLPFADAIPWEEIGVFVAEEDVPNLDTILTSIPPELILRKQRLLANPSMKQAMLFPQPAEAGDAFHQVLNGLARKLPHGPGVYFKPGEKILNWTAGPVGDLKPW
- the LOC18776321 gene encoding uncharacterized protein LOC18776321 is translated as MALQLQAPSTRSHLAPPSPLAAPKGNVGLRRPWDRFALKSSFFSSSHSLLLLSPKQQQKSLASSAAPKFSMRVASKQAYICRDCGYIYNDRTPFEKLPDKYFCPVCGAPKRRFRVYQPPVTKDANSKDVRKQRKAELQREEAIGKALPIAIVVGVVALVGLYFYINIGFQG